A window of the Aquimarina spinulae genome harbors these coding sequences:
- a CDS encoding KdsC family phosphatase has protein sequence MEKSYKEYLQHITTFIFDVDGVLTDGTVIINTDGQLLRTMNIKDGYALKTAIQQGFKICIISGGKNEGVRQRLKGLGITDIYLGAHHKVEQLNEYLEANNINIKNVLYMGDDIPDLPVMKMVGLPTCPQDAVAEVKEASKYVSYKKGGKGCARDVIEQVLKVQEKWVLDFDAKA, from the coding sequence ATGGAAAAAAGTTATAAAGAATACCTGCAACACATTACCACCTTTATTTTTGATGTAGATGGTGTACTTACCGATGGTACCGTCATTATCAATACCGATGGACAACTGCTAAGAACAATGAATATTAAAGATGGGTACGCTTTGAAAACTGCTATACAACAGGGTTTTAAAATATGTATTATTTCTGGAGGAAAAAACGAAGGTGTTCGTCAACGCTTAAAAGGCTTAGGAATAACAGATATTTATCTTGGGGCACATCATAAAGTAGAACAACTAAATGAATATCTCGAAGCTAATAATATCAACATAAAAAATGTATTATATATGGGTGATGATATTCCTGATTTACCAGTTATGAAAATGGTAGGGTTACCAACTTGCCCTCAAGACGCAGTAGCAGAAGTAAAAGAAGCTTCTAAATATGTATCCTATAAAAAGGGAGGTAAAGGATGTGCAAGAGATGTTATCGAACAAGTACTCAAAGTCCAGGAGAAATGGGTATTAGATTTTGATGCAAAAGCGTAA
- the nhaC gene encoding Na+/H+ antiporter NhaC, protein MESQNITPTDPQNEDIIENKELNIWEALIPIIALVIMLFFNVYYIYGDDAISGSNQFVLLMGAAVAAIVGFYNKVTYKQMMEEVAKNIKSTSSALIILLLVGSLAGTWLISGIIPTMIYYGLQILNPTIFLAACVIICAIISIATGSSWTTSATVGIALIGIGDTLGISLGMTAGAVISGAYFGDKMSPLSDTTNLAPAMAGGELFSHIKYMAYTTIPTIVITLLVFIVIGFTIDTSGTPEISEQLHVIDNAFNISPWLFIVPVLIIGLIIKKTPPVVALLIGTLLGAIAAVIAQPEIVTTVAGSDEFTFNSAYKGVMNAITTKTSIQTSNAELTKLFTSKGMVGMLNTIWLILCAMVFGGVMDAIGALARISKALLNLFDSVFGLFASTVVSCLALNVTASDQYLAIVVPGRMYAKAYKDKGLAPENLSRTLEDSGTVTSVLIPWNTCGAYQSGVLGVPVVDYFFFAIFNWLSPFMTLLFAAFRIKIKQLAKG, encoded by the coding sequence ATGGAAAGTCAAAACATCACACCTACCGATCCCCAAAACGAAGATATTATTGAGAATAAAGAATTAAACATCTGGGAAGCCTTGATCCCAATTATAGCATTGGTTATTATGTTATTCTTTAATGTCTATTATATTTATGGAGATGACGCAATTAGCGGAAGTAATCAATTTGTTTTGCTTATGGGAGCTGCTGTAGCTGCGATAGTAGGGTTTTATAATAAGGTAACTTATAAACAAATGATGGAAGAGGTTGCCAAAAATATAAAATCAACCTCTAGTGCACTAATTATACTATTACTGGTGGGCTCATTAGCAGGAACCTGGTTGATTAGCGGTATTATCCCTACCATGATTTATTATGGTTTACAAATTCTTAATCCAACTATCTTCCTGGCCGCCTGTGTAATCATTTGCGCCATCATATCTATTGCAACGGGTAGTTCCTGGACTACCTCTGCAACTGTAGGTATTGCACTTATTGGTATTGGTGATACCTTGGGAATCTCTCTCGGAATGACAGCAGGTGCTGTAATCTCTGGTGCTTATTTTGGAGATAAAATGTCTCCCTTATCCGATACTACTAATTTAGCTCCTGCGATGGCTGGTGGAGAATTATTTTCTCATATAAAATATATGGCGTATACAACTATACCTACTATAGTAATCACGCTACTGGTTTTTATTGTTATAGGATTTACTATTGATACCTCTGGAACTCCAGAAATTAGTGAGCAATTACATGTTATTGATAATGCTTTTAATATTTCTCCCTGGTTATTTATTGTTCCTGTTTTAATAATCGGTTTAATTATTAAAAAAACACCTCCAGTGGTTGCCTTACTTATAGGTACGCTGCTTGGTGCTATTGCTGCCGTTATTGCTCAACCAGAAATTGTAACAACTGTTGCCGGTAGTGACGAATTCACATTTAATTCTGCATATAAAGGAGTGATGAATGCAATAACAACAAAAACATCAATACAAACATCCAATGCTGAACTTACTAAGCTCTTTACTTCTAAAGGAATGGTTGGAATGTTAAATACTATTTGGCTAATACTATGCGCTATGGTATTTGGTGGTGTGATGGATGCTATTGGAGCATTAGCTAGAATTAGTAAAGCTTTATTGAATTTATTTGATTCTGTATTCGGGCTTTTTGCAAGTACAGTAGTAAGCTGCCTAGCACTAAATGTAACTGCATCTGATCAATATTTAGCTATCGTAGTACCAGGAAGAATGTATGCTAAAGCTTATAAAGATAAAGGGCTAGCCCCAGAAAATCTTAGTCGTACTCTAGAGGATTCGGGAACTGTTACTTCTGTTTTAATTCCCTGGAATACTTGTGGAGCTTATCAAAGTGGAGTACTTGGTGTACCTGTAGTCGATTATTTCTTTTTTGCTATTTTTAACTGGCTTAGTCCATTCATGACACTACTTTTTGCTGCTTTCAGAATTAAAATAAAGCAGTTGGCAAAAGGGTAA
- a CDS encoding CPBP family intramembrane glutamic endopeptidase — protein METNTYKGLELFCFFVLLPISFLLDSHFLFKVIPTVLGFVYILIFLKKKGLLKLKFPVKEYWKPFWKEIIVKFGIIAIITGVYVFLIAPDKLFSVLIKRPGLWIIILFIYTFLSVWPQEIIYRTFFYERYENLISNKWLFIFINAILFSLAHLFLNSFLVQVLTFVGGLLFAYTYQKTKSTTLVSIEHAIYGNWLFTVGMGEMLAFPGPG, from the coding sequence ATGGAAACTAATACATATAAAGGCTTAGAATTATTTTGTTTTTTTGTATTACTACCGATAAGCTTTTTATTAGATTCTCACTTTCTTTTTAAAGTCATACCTACCGTTTTGGGATTTGTTTATATTCTGATTTTTCTTAAAAAGAAAGGGTTGCTGAAGTTGAAATTTCCTGTTAAAGAATATTGGAAACCTTTTTGGAAAGAAATTATAGTTAAGTTTGGGATTATTGCAATAATAACAGGAGTATATGTCTTTTTAATTGCTCCGGATAAGTTGTTTTCTGTACTGATAAAAAGACCAGGGTTATGGATAATCATTCTTTTTATATATACATTTTTGTCTGTTTGGCCACAGGAGATTATATATAGAACCTTTTTTTATGAGCGTTATGAGAATCTAATTAGTAATAAGTGGTTGTTTATTTTTATAAACGCAATCCTTTTTTCCTTAGCCCATCTTTTTTTGAATAGTTTTTTAGTGCAAGTATTAACTTTTGTTGGCGGTTTGTTATTTGCTTATACTTACCAAAAAACAAAATCTACTACCTTAGTTTCTATAGAGCATGCTATTTATGGTAATTGGTTATTTACTGTTGGTATGGGAGAAATGTTAGCCTTTCCCGGCCCTGGATAA
- a CDS encoding non-canonical purine NTP diphosphatase, with amino-acid sequence MKIVFATNNHNKIKEVQALLPSTIQIVGLSDIGCIEDIPETSTTIEGNAMQKANYIKEHYGFDCFADDTGLEVESLHGAPGVYSARYAGEAKDANANMDKLLKELKEKENRKAQFKTVIALVSNGKVKTFTGICSGFITEDKRGKGGFGYDPVFLPDGYTETFAELSLSEKNKIGHRGKAVRQLIEYFL; translated from the coding sequence ATGAAAATCGTATTTGCTACCAATAATCATAATAAAATAAAAGAAGTACAAGCATTACTGCCTTCTACTATCCAAATAGTAGGGCTTAGCGATATAGGTTGCATAGAAGATATTCCCGAAACTTCTACAACTATTGAAGGTAATGCAATGCAAAAAGCTAATTATATCAAAGAGCATTATGGATTTGATTGTTTTGCCGATGATACAGGCCTTGAAGTCGAATCGTTGCATGGTGCTCCCGGAGTATACTCGGCAAGGTATGCTGGTGAAGCCAAAGATGCTAATGCCAATATGGATAAGCTCTTAAAAGAGTTAAAAGAAAAAGAAAATCGCAAGGCACAGTTTAAAACTGTAATCGCTTTGGTATCAAATGGAAAAGTCAAAACATTTACAGGAATATGCTCTGGTTTTATTACCGAAGATAAAAGAGGAAAAGGAGGTTTTGGATATGATCCAGTTTTTTTACCCGATGGGTATACCGAAACATTTGCCGAACTTTCTTTATCAGAAAAAAACAAGATTGGTCATCGTGGAAAAGCAGTACGCCAGCTTATTGAGTACTTTTTGTGA
- a CDS encoding Rossmann-like and DUF2520 domain-containing protein, giving the protein MIRVIILGAGNVAKHLYAAFYNQKSVEVVQCYNRKGLLLHPDQKENTIIQDLSSLQEADIYILAVSDDAIEEVSNLLPFTNKLIAHTSGSVPINALVNTNRRGVFYPLQTFSKDKAVDFSAIPFCLEAENEADLTLLKKLSAPLSNKVYEISSEQRNILHVSAVFVNNFTNYLFSTANDICNEHDVPFEILHPLILETAQKITKMNPDLAQTGPGIRNDSKTINRHLKIITDTTQQELYKTLTKAIQSKYGKKL; this is encoded by the coding sequence ATGATTAGAGTTATAATTCTTGGTGCCGGCAATGTAGCTAAACACTTGTATGCTGCTTTTTATAATCAAAAATCAGTAGAAGTTGTACAGTGCTATAATCGTAAAGGATTACTGTTACACCCTGATCAGAAAGAAAACACTATCATACAGGATCTTAGCTCCTTACAAGAAGCTGATATTTATATTCTGGCGGTGAGTGATGATGCAATCGAAGAGGTTTCTAATCTATTACCTTTTACAAATAAACTTATCGCTCATACCTCTGGCAGTGTTCCAATAAATGCTCTGGTGAATACTAATAGAAGAGGTGTTTTTTATCCATTACAAACATTTAGCAAAGATAAAGCTGTTGACTTTAGCGCTATTCCTTTTTGTTTGGAAGCTGAAAATGAAGCCGATCTTACGCTATTAAAAAAACTAAGTGCTCCCCTTTCTAATAAGGTATATGAAATTTCTTCAGAACAGCGTAATATACTCCATGTTTCTGCTGTATTTGTAAATAATTTTACAAATTATTTGTTTTCAACAGCAAACGATATTTGTAATGAACACGATGTTCCTTTTGAAATTTTGCACCCTCTAATTTTGGAGACTGCTCAAAAAATCACAAAAATGAATCCTGATTTGGCTCAGACAGGCCCAGGGATACGTAATGATTCTAAAACGATAAACAGGCATTTAAAAATAATAACAGATACTACGCAACAAGAACTATATAAAACCCTTACCAAAGCAATACAATCTAAATATGGAAAAAAGTTATAA